A stretch of the Mycolicibacterium celeriflavum genome encodes the following:
- the lhgO gene encoding L-2-hydroxyglutarate oxidase produces the protein MSERVAVVGGGILGAAVAREILRRRPDCGVTLFEKEDRLASHQTGRNSGVVHAGLYYQPGSQKAVLCRRGVKLLEAFCAERGIRRVACGKVLVALTDEERVRLADIEQRALANGVPGVRIIGAGELGELEPNVRGLAALHSPSTSIVDYAEVTRALAADAVDSGAKVLLGHEITDIRPGNAQVVISARTAAGGEEAAFDRVVVCGGLQSDRLAEMAGDDPHPVIMPFRGEYYTLKPHRRDLVNGLVYPVPDPRYPFLGVHLTPRVDGEVLIGPNAVLALAREGYSWRTVSMPDAVQIARTPAFWRFARRHWRTGIREVAGSLSRRRFITAARAYVPALRDDDVVPGTAGVRAQALDADGGLVDDFRISIRDRVVLLRNAPSPAATSALAIAEHIVATLTSGEQPGSR, from the coding sequence ATGAGTGAACGGGTCGCGGTGGTCGGCGGCGGCATCCTCGGCGCCGCGGTGGCCCGGGAGATTCTGCGGCGCCGCCCGGACTGCGGGGTAACGCTGTTCGAGAAGGAAGACCGCCTCGCGTCACACCAGACCGGACGCAACAGCGGCGTGGTGCACGCGGGCCTGTACTACCAACCCGGTTCGCAGAAGGCGGTGCTCTGTCGTCGCGGGGTAAAGCTACTCGAGGCGTTCTGTGCCGAGCGCGGGATCCGTAGGGTCGCCTGCGGCAAGGTGTTGGTGGCACTCACCGACGAAGAGCGGGTGCGGCTTGCCGACATCGAGCAACGGGCACTGGCCAACGGTGTTCCGGGAGTACGGATCATCGGCGCGGGGGAACTTGGCGAACTCGAGCCCAATGTGCGAGGTCTCGCCGCGCTGCACTCGCCGTCCACGTCGATCGTCGACTACGCCGAGGTGACAAGGGCACTTGCCGCCGATGCCGTGGACTCAGGCGCGAAAGTACTTCTGGGACATGAGATAACGGACATACGGCCCGGCAATGCCCAAGTGGTGATCAGCGCCCGCACAGCGGCCGGCGGCGAAGAGGCCGCATTCGACCGGGTCGTCGTGTGTGGCGGTCTGCAGAGCGACCGGCTGGCCGAGATGGCCGGTGACGACCCGCATCCGGTGATCATGCCGTTCCGCGGCGAGTACTACACCTTGAAACCGCACCGGCGCGATCTCGTCAACGGACTGGTGTATCCCGTGCCCGACCCGCGCTATCCCTTCCTCGGAGTCCACCTCACCCCGCGGGTGGACGGCGAGGTGCTGATCGGACCCAACGCCGTGCTGGCACTCGCGCGAGAGGGCTATTCGTGGCGCACGGTGTCGATGCCGGATGCGGTCCAAATCGCGCGAACGCCGGCCTTCTGGCGGTTCGCCCGGCGGCACTGGCGCACGGGAATCCGGGAGGTGGCCGGTTCCTTGTCCAGGCGACGGTTCATCACGGCCGCCCGTGCCTATGTGCCTGCATTGCGTGACGACGACGTGGTGCCCGGCACCGCGGGCGTGCGGGCCCAGGCCCTCGACGCCGACGGCGGACTCGTCGACGACTTCCGGATCAGCATCCGCGATCGCGTTGTCCTACTCCGTAATGCGCCGTCGCCGGCCGCGACGTCCGCACTGGCGATCGCCGAACACATCGTCGCCACGCTCACGTCGGGCGAACAGCCCGGTAGTAGGTAA
- a CDS encoding helix-turn-helix domain-containing protein → MAESRRLLADTDLSIQEVARQVGIADPGYFSRQFRRMHGTSPRSWRGRPG, encoded by the coding sequence ATGGCCGAGAGCCGCCGGCTGCTGGCCGATACCGACCTGTCGATCCAGGAGGTGGCGCGTCAGGTCGGGATAGCGGATCCCGGCTACTTCTCCAGGCAGTTCCGCCGGATGCACGGCACCTCCCCGCGCAGTTGGCGCGGTCGGCCCGGCTGA
- the ripD gene encoding NlpC/P60 family peptidoglycan-binding protein RipD has translation MRCIYALVIGVALLVTIPGVAAAAPSPRSAANQQAVDSVIARGLSQRGVPFSYGGGDANGPTKGSGTADNVAGLDREGHVVGLNPAVSTVGFDASGLMVYSFAGIGVKLPRSSGAQYTVGQKVLPSEALPGDLIFYGPNGNQSVALYLGNGQMLEATEPAVTVSAVRTTNMAPYLVRIIK, from the coding sequence ATGAGATGCATCTACGCCTTGGTGATCGGTGTCGCCCTGTTGGTGACCATCCCTGGGGTGGCCGCCGCCGCGCCGTCCCCCCGGTCCGCGGCCAACCAGCAGGCCGTTGACTCCGTGATCGCGCGCGGCCTTTCGCAGCGCGGTGTGCCCTTCTCGTACGGCGGTGGTGACGCCAACGGGCCCACCAAGGGTAGCGGCACCGCCGACAACGTCGCGGGGCTGGACCGCGAGGGTCACGTCGTCGGGCTCAACCCGGCAGTCAGCACCGTCGGTTTCGATGCCTCCGGTCTGATGGTCTATTCCTTCGCCGGCATCGGGGTCAAGCTGCCGCGGTCGTCGGGCGCGCAGTACACCGTCGGTCAGAAGGTGTTGCCGTCGGAGGCATTGCCCGGTGATTTGATCTTCTACGGCCCCAACGGAAATCAGAGCGTCGCGCTTTACCTCGGCAACGGGCAGATGCTGGAGGCCACCGAGCCCGCCGTCACGGTCTCGGCGGTGCGCACCACCAACATGGCACCGTACCTGGTCCGCATCATCAAGTAA
- the aceA gene encoding isocitrate lyase ICL2 translates to MAIIEADAAPQTPFERDVAATQRYFDSPRFDGITRLYSARQVAEQRGTIPSDYIVAREAATAFYARLRELFAQKKSITTFGPYSPGQAVTMKRMGIEGIYLGGWATSAKGSTTEDPGPDLASYPLSQVPEEAAGLVRALLTADRNQQYLRMQMSDKQRDATPAVDFRPFIIADADTGHGGDPHVRNLIRRFVEAGVPGYHIEDQRPGTKKCGHQGGKVLVPSDEQIKRLNTARFQLDIMKVPGIIVARTDAEAANLIDSRADERDQPFLLGVTNLKVPSYKSCYLAMMRRFYEAGVSELNGHLLYALPDGEYATANTWLDRHGIGDAVAEAASAYRERPDSAIDEIFDDVESKCVDAWQVDAGLMTYGEAVAELLEFRESEGEQLDMSVAEWRDFARLAPLYTAREKARELGAAVGWDCELAKTPEGYYQVRGGIPYAIAKSLAAAPFADILWMETKTADLADAREFAEAVHAVFPEKMLAYNLSPSFNWDTTGMTDDEMRAFPAELGKMGFVFNFITYGGHQVDGVASEEFATALRQDGMLALARLQRKMRLVESPYRTPQTLVGGPRSDAALAASSGRLATTKAMGKGSTQHQHLVQTEVPKKLLEEWLALWGEHYKLDEKLRVQLRPTRPGSDVLELGIYGERDGEDEKLANVIVDPIKDRHGRSILTVRDQNTFAEKLRQKRLMSVVHLWLIHRFKAEIVYYVTPTEDNIYQTEKMKSHGIFSDVYQEVGEIIVADVNQPRIEELLAPDREALGRLIRKED, encoded by the coding sequence ATGGCCATCATCGAAGCGGATGCAGCGCCCCAGACACCGTTCGAGCGCGACGTTGCCGCCACTCAGCGATACTTCGACAGCCCGCGATTCGACGGGATCACCCGGCTCTACTCGGCCCGCCAAGTCGCTGAACAGCGCGGCACGATCCCCTCCGACTACATCGTGGCCCGTGAGGCCGCGACCGCGTTCTACGCGCGCCTTCGCGAACTGTTCGCGCAGAAGAAGAGCATCACCACGTTCGGCCCTTACTCGCCCGGGCAGGCCGTCACGATGAAACGAATGGGCATCGAGGGCATCTACCTCGGTGGCTGGGCGACGTCGGCCAAGGGGTCCACGACCGAGGACCCCGGGCCCGACTTGGCCAGCTACCCGCTGAGCCAGGTGCCCGAGGAGGCCGCCGGTCTGGTCCGCGCGCTGCTCACCGCGGACCGCAACCAGCAGTACCTGCGGATGCAGATGTCCGACAAGCAGCGCGACGCGACGCCTGCCGTCGACTTCCGCCCGTTCATCATCGCCGACGCCGACACCGGTCACGGTGGAGATCCGCACGTGCGCAACCTGATTCGCCGGTTTGTGGAGGCCGGGGTGCCCGGCTACCACATCGAGGACCAGCGCCCGGGCACCAAGAAGTGCGGCCATCAGGGTGGCAAGGTGCTGGTGCCGTCCGACGAGCAGATCAAACGGCTCAACACCGCGCGTTTCCAACTCGACATCATGAAGGTGCCCGGCATCATCGTGGCCCGCACAGACGCCGAGGCGGCCAACCTCATCGACAGCCGCGCCGACGAGCGCGACCAACCGTTCCTGCTGGGCGTGACGAACCTGAAGGTGCCGTCATACAAGTCCTGCTATCTGGCGATGATGCGCCGCTTCTACGAAGCGGGCGTCAGCGAACTCAACGGCCACCTGCTCTATGCGCTGCCCGACGGCGAGTACGCGACCGCCAACACGTGGTTGGACCGCCACGGCATCGGCGACGCGGTCGCGGAGGCGGCCTCGGCGTACCGAGAGCGGCCGGACAGCGCCATCGACGAGATCTTCGACGACGTCGAGTCGAAGTGCGTCGACGCCTGGCAGGTCGATGCCGGGCTGATGACCTATGGGGAGGCGGTGGCCGAGCTACTCGAGTTCCGCGAAAGTGAAGGCGAACAACTCGACATGAGTGTGGCGGAGTGGCGCGATTTCGCCCGGCTCGCACCGCTGTACACCGCGCGCGAGAAGGCCAGGGAGCTCGGCGCGGCCGTCGGTTGGGACTGCGAACTCGCCAAGACCCCGGAGGGCTACTACCAGGTCCGCGGTGGCATCCCGTACGCGATCGCCAAGTCGCTTGCCGCCGCGCCGTTCGCCGACATCCTTTGGATGGAGACCAAGACCGCCGACCTCGCCGACGCGCGCGAGTTCGCCGAGGCGGTCCACGCCGTGTTCCCCGAGAAGATGTTGGCCTACAACCTGTCCCCCTCTTTCAACTGGGACACCACCGGCATGACCGACGACGAGATGCGGGCGTTCCCTGCGGAACTCGGGAAGATGGGTTTCGTCTTCAACTTCATCACGTACGGCGGGCACCAGGTCGACGGCGTCGCATCCGAGGAGTTCGCCACCGCCCTGCGACAGGACGGCATGCTCGCGTTGGCGCGCCTGCAGCGCAAGATGCGACTGGTCGAATCTCCTTACCGCACACCGCAGACGCTCGTCGGCGGACCGCGAAGCGATGCCGCACTGGCCGCCTCGTCGGGCCGCCTGGCGACCACCAAGGCGATGGGCAAGGGCTCGACCCAGCATCAGCATCTGGTGCAGACCGAGGTGCCGAAGAAGCTGCTCGAGGAGTGGCTGGCGCTGTGGGGCGAGCACTACAAACTCGACGAGAAGTTGCGGGTGCAGCTACGGCCGACGCGGCCCGGGTCGGATGTGCTCGAACTCGGGATCTACGGCGAGCGTGACGGCGAGGACGAGAAGCTCGCCAACGTGATCGTCGACCCGATCAAGGACCGGCACGGCCGCAGCATCCTGACGGTGCGTGACCAGAACACCTTCGCCGAGAAGCTGCGCCAGAAGCGGCTGATGAGCGTCGTGCACCTGTGGCTGATCCACCGGTTCAAGGCCGAGATCGTGTATTACGTCACGCCGACCGAGGACAACATCTATCAAACCGAGAAGATGAAGTCGCACGGCATCTTCAGCGACGTCTACCAGGAGGTCGGCGAGATCATCGTGGCCGACGTCAATCAGCCGAGAATCGAGGAGCTGCTGGCCCCCGACCGGGAGGCACTGGGCCGGTTGATCCGCAAGGAGGACTAG
- a CDS encoding class I SAM-dependent methyltransferase: MTEDHPNSVTGAMGNRHDYLPPAGHDAFLPGYDLLTRLLGMNRVYDALINQADLAAARSVLEVGCGTGNVSIRAQRRYPALTTVGCDPDPRALTRAQRKARGLTGIRFERGYVQKLPYAEGEFDRVLSSMMWHHLDGDVKSEAAREIFRVLRPGGSLYLVDVGGDMTADDGLAARRMLRSAHVAGNLGDAIPRLLRSVGFDCSEVDTQRHRLVGRLTYYRAVRPT; encoded by the coding sequence ATGACCGAAGATCATCCAAACTCTGTCACCGGCGCCATGGGTAACCGACACGACTATTTACCCCCCGCGGGCCACGATGCATTTCTGCCGGGCTACGACCTGCTGACCCGATTGTTGGGCATGAACAGGGTCTACGACGCCCTCATCAACCAGGCCGACCTCGCGGCCGCGAGGTCGGTGCTCGAAGTCGGTTGCGGGACGGGAAATGTCAGTATCCGCGCGCAGCGCCGCTATCCGGCCCTGACGACCGTCGGCTGCGATCCCGACCCGCGAGCGCTTACCCGTGCTCAACGAAAGGCTCGCGGCTTGACGGGAATTCGGTTCGAACGGGGCTACGTCCAGAAGCTTCCGTATGCCGAAGGCGAGTTCGACCGGGTGCTGTCGTCGATGATGTGGCACCATCTGGATGGCGATGTGAAAAGCGAAGCCGCACGGGAAATCTTCCGTGTCCTACGGCCCGGCGGCAGCCTGTACCTCGTCGATGTCGGAGGCGACATGACCGCCGACGACGGGCTGGCGGCACGACGCATGCTCCGCAGCGCACATGTCGCGGGCAATCTCGGCGACGCGATTCCGCGGCTGTTGCGCAGCGTCGGCTTCGATTGCAGCGAGGTCGACACTCAACGGCATCGCTTGGTCGGCAGGCTTACCTACTACCGGGCTGTTCGCCCGACGTGA
- a CDS encoding RNA polymerase sigma-70 factor, which produces MNADQQAFADHRNLLFSIAYRILGSAADAEDAVQDAWFKWSADDRSQVSDPKAYLARIVSNLSMERLRATRRQRETYVGPWLPEPILTDVDAADNVATADSVSMAMLVVLETLSPLERAVFVLKDVFDFSYAEIAEAVERSESAVRQAAHRAREHVRARRPRFEADRVRKRQATEQFFSATVGGDINALMELLAPEVTLWTDGGGKVRQAMRPVIGAGNVARWLAGNARRPYEGVEISDMAAEVVEINGGPGMVLRGAGRIIATLTVDLDDEGRIATIHNVANPDKLSAVADGIPRL; this is translated from the coding sequence ATGAACGCCGACCAGCAGGCGTTCGCCGATCACCGCAACCTGCTCTTCTCCATCGCGTACCGCATCCTCGGTTCGGCCGCCGACGCCGAGGATGCGGTGCAGGACGCCTGGTTCAAGTGGTCGGCGGACGATCGGTCACAGGTGTCCGACCCGAAAGCGTATCTGGCTCGCATCGTGTCGAACCTGTCGATGGAGCGGCTACGTGCGACCCGCCGTCAGCGCGAAACCTATGTGGGACCATGGCTTCCGGAGCCGATCCTGACCGACGTCGACGCCGCCGACAACGTCGCCACCGCCGATTCGGTGTCCATGGCGATGCTCGTCGTGCTGGAGACGCTCAGCCCATTGGAACGCGCGGTGTTCGTGCTCAAGGACGTGTTCGACTTCAGTTACGCCGAGATCGCCGAAGCGGTCGAGCGTTCGGAGTCGGCGGTGCGCCAAGCCGCGCACCGGGCCCGTGAACACGTCCGGGCCCGCAGGCCGAGGTTCGAGGCGGATCGGGTCAGGAAGCGGCAGGCCACCGAACAATTCTTCTCCGCCACCGTCGGCGGTGACATCAACGCGCTCATGGAACTTCTCGCGCCGGAGGTCACGCTGTGGACCGATGGCGGCGGGAAGGTGCGTCAGGCGATGCGTCCGGTCATCGGCGCCGGAAACGTCGCCAGGTGGCTGGCCGGAAACGCCAGGCGGCCGTACGAGGGCGTCGAGATCAGCGACATGGCAGCAGAAGTCGTGGAGATCAACGGTGGGCCGGGCATGGTCCTGCGGGGTGCCGGCCGGATCATCGCGACTCTAACCGTCGATCTGGACGACGAGGGCCGCATCGCGACCATTCACAACGTCGCCAATCCCGACAAGCTGAGTGCCGTCGCAGACGGGATCCCCAGGCTCTGA
- a CDS encoding NAD(P)/FAD-dependent oxidoreductase: MPRPGSPNGSGCTKSRPGQALKGLQISDRLAGTGVEFVQGWVTGIDAEAQTIRVDDTTTLRYDTLVYALGSVADTGSVPGADEFAYTLDSADDAQLLAAQLDRLGDGTVVVAGGGLTGIESAAEIAEQHPELDVVLLSRQVPGSMMSERARARVHAGLERLGVRVRAGVDIVKVMADGVALADGEVVSARAVLWTTGVRVSPLAATAGLAVDDRGRILTDASLRSVTRPNIYAVGDAAAVRQGYGVIHGTCQSGIPTAVHAAASIARDLKGKSPKRFRFGYVHQPVSLGRHDAVIQFTRADDAPGRFYLAGPVAAAYKETVSSSLWMTYRLLKLVPAIGAAMWRRGGRSTR, from the coding sequence GTGCCCAGGCCCGGTTCACCGAACGGCTCCGGCTGCACCAAGTCGCGTCCGGGGCAGGCGCTGAAAGGCCTGCAGATTTCCGATCGGCTCGCCGGTACCGGCGTCGAGTTCGTCCAAGGCTGGGTGACGGGCATCGACGCAGAGGCGCAGACCATCCGCGTCGACGACACGACAACCCTGCGCTACGACACGCTGGTGTACGCGCTGGGCAGTGTCGCCGACACCGGCAGCGTGCCGGGTGCCGACGAGTTCGCCTACACGCTGGACAGCGCCGACGACGCCCAACTGCTCGCCGCGCAGCTGGACCGCCTCGGCGACGGCACCGTCGTGGTCGCCGGAGGCGGGCTCACGGGCATCGAGTCCGCAGCAGAGATCGCCGAGCAGCATCCCGAACTCGATGTGGTCCTGCTGAGCCGCCAGGTTCCCGGTTCGATGATGAGTGAGCGGGCGCGAGCGCGGGTGCACGCGGGGCTGGAGCGGCTAGGCGTGCGGGTACGCGCCGGCGTCGACATCGTGAAGGTGATGGCCGACGGCGTCGCGCTTGCCGACGGGGAAGTCGTCAGTGCGCGGGCGGTGCTGTGGACGACCGGCGTGCGGGTCTCCCCCCTGGCCGCGACCGCTGGGCTGGCTGTCGACGACCGCGGCCGCATCCTCACCGACGCGTCATTGCGCTCGGTCACCCGGCCGAACATCTACGCGGTCGGCGACGCGGCCGCCGTCCGCCAAGGCTACGGTGTCATCCACGGCACCTGCCAGAGCGGCATACCCACCGCGGTGCACGCCGCGGCGTCAATCGCCCGAGATCTGAAAGGCAAGAGCCCCAAGAGGTTCCGCTTCGGATATGTTCACCAACCGGTGAGCTTGGGCCGCCACGACGCTGTCATCCAGTTCACCCGCGCCGACGACGCCCCGGGACGGTTCTACTTGGCCGGCCCGGTCGCGGCGGCGTACAAAGAGACGGTGAGTTCGAGCCTGTGGATGACCTACCGCCTGTTGAAACTGGTCCCGGCAATCGGCGCAGCCATGTGGCGCCGCGGCGGCCGATCCACGAGATGA